The following are from one region of the Numenius arquata chromosome 23, bNumArq3.hap1.1, whole genome shotgun sequence genome:
- the ATP6V0A1 gene encoding V-type proton ATPase 116 kDa subunit a 1 isoform X23 — MGELFRSEEMTLAQLFLQSEAAYCCVSELGELGKVQFRDLNPDVNVFQRKFVNEVRRCEEMDRKLRFVEKEIKKANIPIMDTGENPEVPFPRDMIDLEANFEKIENELKEINTNQEALKRNFLELTELKFILRKTQQFFDEMADPDLLEESSSLLEPSEMGRGAPLRLGFVAGVINRERIPMFERMLWRVCRGNVFLRQAEIENPLEDPVTGDYVHKSVFIIFFQGDQLKNRVKKICEGFRASLYPCPETPQERKEMASGVNTRIDDLQMVLNQTEDHRQRVLQAAAKNIRVWFIKVRKMKAIYHTLNLCNIDVTQKCLIAEVWCPVADLDSIQFALRRGTEHSGSTVPSILNRMQTNQTPPTYNKTNKFTCGFQNIVDAYGIGTYREINPAPYTIITFPFLFAVMFGDFGHGILMSLIAVWMVLRESRILSQKSDNEIWNIASNKLAFLNSFKMKMSVILGIIHMLFGVTLSLLNHIYFKKPLNIYLGFIPEMIFMSSLFGYLVILIFYKWTAYDAHTSKDAPSLLIHFINMFLFSYGDTSNKMLYKGQKGLQCFLVVVALLCVPWMLVAKPLVLRRQYLWRKHLGTHNFGGIRVGNGPTEEDAEIIQHDQLSTHSEEGEEPAEDEVFDFGDAVVYQAIHTIEYCLGCISNTASYLRLWALSLAHAQLSEVLWTMVIHIGLSVRSLGGGFGLFFIFAAFATLTVAILLVMEGLSAFLHALRLHWIEFQNKFYTGTGFKFLPFSFDTIREGRFDD; from the exons aTGGGGGAGCTGTTCCGCAGCGAGGAGATGACCCTGGCCCAGCTCTTCCTCCAGTCCGAGGCCGCCTATTGCTGTGTCAGCGAACTGGGCGAGCTGGGGAAGGTCCAGTTCCGCGAC ctgaacCCGGACGTGAACGTGTTCCAGCGTAAATTTGTTAATGAAGTCAGGAGGTGTGAAGAGATGGACCGAAAGCTCC GGTTTGTTGAGAAGGAgattaaaaaggcaaatattccTATCATGGACACTGGGGAAAACCCGGAGGTGCCTTTTCCACGGGACATGATTGACTTGGAG GCAAACTTTGAGAAAATTGAAAACGAGCTTAAGGAAATCAACACAAACCAGGAGGCTCTGAAGAGAAACTTTTTGGAGCTGACAGAATTAAAATTTATACTGCGTAAAACTCAACAATTTTTTGATGAG ATGGCGGATCCAGACCTATTGGAGGAGTCCTCTTCGCTGCTGGAGCCGAGCGAGATGGGAAGAGGGGCCCCGCTACGACTCGG GTTTGTGGCTGGTGTGATCAACCGTGAGCGAATCCCCATGTTCGAGCGTATGCTGTGGCGAGTGTGCCGAGGGAACGTGTTCCTGCGTCAGGCGGAAATTGAGAACCCCCTGGAGGATCCTGTAACG GGGGATTACGTGCACAAGTCTGTGTTTATCATCTTTTTCCAAGGCGACCAGCTGAAGAACAGGGTCAAGAAGATATGTGAAGG ATTCCGCGCCTCCCTCTACCCATGCCCAGAAACACCACAGGAGCGGAAGGAGATGGCTTCTGGTGTCAATACCAGAATTGATGATCTTCAGATG GTGCTGAACCAAACAGAGGACCATCGCCAAAGGGTTCTGCAGGCGGCCGCCAAAAACATCCGTGTCTGGTTCATCAAAGTGCGCAAGATGAAGGCCATCTACCATACCCTGAACCTGTGCAACATCGACGTGACACAGAAGTGCTTGATTGCTGAAGTCTGGTGTCCTGTTGCTGACCTGGATTCTATCCAGTTTGCTCTGCGGAGAGGCACA GAGCACAGCGGATCCACTGTCCCATCTATTTTAAACAGGATGCAAACCAACCAGACCCCACCGACGTACAACAAAACTAATAAGTTTACTTGTGGCTTTCAAAACATTGTTGATGCATATGGCATTGGGACATACCGGGAAATAAATCCAG CACCGTACACGATCATCACCTTCCCCTTCCTGTTTGCTGTGATGTTTGGAGACTTTGGCCATGGAATCCTGATGTCTCTGATTGCTGTCTGGATGGTGTTGAGGGAGAGTCGCATTCTCTCACAGAAGAGTGACAACGAG ATTTGGAACATCGCCAGCAACAAGCTGGCCTTCCTCAATTCCTTCAAGATGAAAATGTCGGTGATTCTTGGCATTATCCACATGCTCTTTGGTGTCACGTTGAGTCTTCTCAACCACAT ctATTTTAAGAAGCCACTGAACATATACCTTGGATTTATTCCAGAAATGATTTTCATGTCTTCACTCTTTGGGTACCTCGTTATTCTCATTTTCTACAAATGGACGGCCTACGATGCTCACACCTCAAAGGATGCACCGAGCCTCTTAATACACTTTATCAACATGTTTCTCTTCTCCTATGGTGATACCAGTAATAAGATGCTTTATAAAGGGCAG AAGGGGCTCCAGTGTTTCCTCGTGGTGGTGGCGTTACTGTGTGTGCCCTGGATGCTGGTGGCCAAACCCCTGGTCCTTCGTCGTCAGTATTTATGGAGAAAGCACTTG GGAACGCACAACTTCGGTGGGATCCGGGTGGGCAATGGCCCGACGGAGGAGGACGCGGAGATCATTCAGCACGACCAGTTGTCCACCCATTccgaggagggggaggag CCTGCAGAGGACGAGGTG TTTGACTTCGGGGACGCGGTGGTGTACCAGGCCATCCACACCATCGAGTACTGCCTGGGCTGCATCTCCAACACCGCCTCCTACCTGCGCCTCTGGGCGCTCAGCCTGGCCCACGCGC AGCTCTCGGAGGTGCTCTGGACCATGGTCATCCACATTGGCCTCAGCGTGAGGAGTCTGGGCGGAGGCTTTGGCCTCTTCTTCATCTTTGCTGCATTTGCCACCCTGACGGTGGCCATTCTGCTGGTCATGGAGGGGCTCTCCGCGTTCCTCCACGCTCTTCGCTTGCACTG GATTGAGTTCCAGAACAAGTTCTACACTGGCACTGGGTTCAagttcctccctttctcctttgaCACCATCCGTGAGGGGAGGTTTGACGATTAG
- the ATP6V0A1 gene encoding V-type proton ATPase 116 kDa subunit a 1 isoform X2: protein MGELFRSEEMTLAQLFLQSEAAYCCVSELGELGKVQFRDLNPDVNVFQRKFVNEVRRCEEMDRKLRFVEKEIKKANIPIMDTGENPEVPFPRDMIDLEANFEKIENELKEINTNQEALKRNFLELTELKFILRKTQQFFDEMADPDLLEESSSLLEPSEMGRGAPLRLGFVAGVINRERIPMFERMLWRVCRGNVFLRQAEIENPLEDPVTGDYVHKSVFIIFFQGDQLKNRVKKICEGFRASLYPCPETPQERKEMASGVNTRIDDLQMVLNQTEDHRQRVLQAAAKNIRVWFIKVRKMKAIYHTLNLCNIDVTQKCLIAEVWCPVADLDSIQFALRRGTEHSGSTVPSILNRMQTNQTPPTYNKTNKFTCGFQNIVDAYGIGTYREINPAPYTIITFPFLFAVMFGDFGHGILMSLIAVWMVLRESRILSQKSDNEMFNMVFSGRYIILLMGLFSTYTGLIYNDCFSKSLNLFGSSWSVRPMFTKGNWSDALLETTPLLQLNPAIPGVFGGPYPFGIDPIWNIASNKLAFLNSFKMKMSVILGIIHMLFGVTLSLLNHIYFKKPLNIYLGFIPEMIFMSSLFGYLVILIFYKWTAYDAHTSKDAPSLLIHFINMFLFSYGDTSNKMLYKGQKGLQCFLVVVALLCVPWMLVAKPLVLRRQYLWRKHLEGQPTEAQVSPGPTQQAVEAAAAATGTHNFGGIRVGNGPTEEDAEIIQHDQLSTHSEEGEEPAEDEVFDFGDAVVYQAIHTIEYCLGCISNTASYLRLWALSLAHAQLSEVLWTMVIHIGLSVRSLGGGFGLFFIFAAFATLTVAILLVMEGLSAFLHALRLHWIEFQNKFYTGTGFKFLPFSFDTIREGRFDD, encoded by the exons aTGGGGGAGCTGTTCCGCAGCGAGGAGATGACCCTGGCCCAGCTCTTCCTCCAGTCCGAGGCCGCCTATTGCTGTGTCAGCGAACTGGGCGAGCTGGGGAAGGTCCAGTTCCGCGAC ctgaacCCGGACGTGAACGTGTTCCAGCGTAAATTTGTTAATGAAGTCAGGAGGTGTGAAGAGATGGACCGAAAGCTCC GGTTTGTTGAGAAGGAgattaaaaaggcaaatattccTATCATGGACACTGGGGAAAACCCGGAGGTGCCTTTTCCACGGGACATGATTGACTTGGAG GCAAACTTTGAGAAAATTGAAAACGAGCTTAAGGAAATCAACACAAACCAGGAGGCTCTGAAGAGAAACTTTTTGGAGCTGACAGAATTAAAATTTATACTGCGTAAAACTCAACAATTTTTTGATGAG ATGGCGGATCCAGACCTATTGGAGGAGTCCTCTTCGCTGCTGGAGCCGAGCGAGATGGGAAGAGGGGCCCCGCTACGACTCGG GTTTGTGGCTGGTGTGATCAACCGTGAGCGAATCCCCATGTTCGAGCGTATGCTGTGGCGAGTGTGCCGAGGGAACGTGTTCCTGCGTCAGGCGGAAATTGAGAACCCCCTGGAGGATCCTGTAACG GGGGATTACGTGCACAAGTCTGTGTTTATCATCTTTTTCCAAGGCGACCAGCTGAAGAACAGGGTCAAGAAGATATGTGAAGG ATTCCGCGCCTCCCTCTACCCATGCCCAGAAACACCACAGGAGCGGAAGGAGATGGCTTCTGGTGTCAATACCAGAATTGATGATCTTCAGATG GTGCTGAACCAAACAGAGGACCATCGCCAAAGGGTTCTGCAGGCGGCCGCCAAAAACATCCGTGTCTGGTTCATCAAAGTGCGCAAGATGAAGGCCATCTACCATACCCTGAACCTGTGCAACATCGACGTGACACAGAAGTGCTTGATTGCTGAAGTCTGGTGTCCTGTTGCTGACCTGGATTCTATCCAGTTTGCTCTGCGGAGAGGCACA GAGCACAGCGGATCCACTGTCCCATCTATTTTAAACAGGATGCAAACCAACCAGACCCCACCGACGTACAACAAAACTAATAAGTTTACTTGTGGCTTTCAAAACATTGTTGATGCATATGGCATTGGGACATACCGGGAAATAAATCCAG CACCGTACACGATCATCACCTTCCCCTTCCTGTTTGCTGTGATGTTTGGAGACTTTGGCCATGGAATCCTGATGTCTCTGATTGCTGTCTGGATGGTGTTGAGGGAGAGTCGCATTCTCTCACAGAAGAGTGACAACGAG ATGTTCAACATGGTTTTCAGTGGTCGATACATCATTCTGCTGATGGGACTGTTCTCCACTTACACAGGCCTCATCTACAATGACTGTTTCTCCAAGTCACTGAATTTGTTCGGTTCGTCCTGGAGTGTGCGGCCGATGTTCACAAAAGGCAATTGGTC AGATGCTTTGCTTGAGACTAcccccctgctccagctgaaCCCTGCTATTCCGGGGGTGTTCGGTGGGCCCTACCCCTTCGGCATCGACCCG ATTTGGAACATCGCCAGCAACAAGCTGGCCTTCCTCAATTCCTTCAAGATGAAAATGTCGGTGATTCTTGGCATTATCCACATGCTCTTTGGTGTCACGTTGAGTCTTCTCAACCACAT ctATTTTAAGAAGCCACTGAACATATACCTTGGATTTATTCCAGAAATGATTTTCATGTCTTCACTCTTTGGGTACCTCGTTATTCTCATTTTCTACAAATGGACGGCCTACGATGCTCACACCTCAAAGGATGCACCGAGCCTCTTAATACACTTTATCAACATGTTTCTCTTCTCCTATGGTGATACCAGTAATAAGATGCTTTATAAAGGGCAG AAGGGGCTCCAGTGTTTCCTCGTGGTGGTGGCGTTACTGTGTGTGCCCTGGATGCTGGTGGCCAAACCCCTGGTCCTTCGTCGTCAGTATTTATGGAGAAAGCACTTG GAAGGGCAGCCCACGGAGGCCCAGGTCAGCCCAGGCCCGACCCAGCAGGCAGTAgaggcagcagcggctgcaaCA GGAACGCACAACTTCGGTGGGATCCGGGTGGGCAATGGCCCGACGGAGGAGGACGCGGAGATCATTCAGCACGACCAGTTGTCCACCCATTccgaggagggggaggag CCTGCAGAGGACGAGGTG TTTGACTTCGGGGACGCGGTGGTGTACCAGGCCATCCACACCATCGAGTACTGCCTGGGCTGCATCTCCAACACCGCCTCCTACCTGCGCCTCTGGGCGCTCAGCCTGGCCCACGCGC AGCTCTCGGAGGTGCTCTGGACCATGGTCATCCACATTGGCCTCAGCGTGAGGAGTCTGGGCGGAGGCTTTGGCCTCTTCTTCATCTTTGCTGCATTTGCCACCCTGACGGTGGCCATTCTGCTGGTCATGGAGGGGCTCTCCGCGTTCCTCCACGCTCTTCGCTTGCACTG GATTGAGTTCCAGAACAAGTTCTACACTGGCACTGGGTTCAagttcctccctttctcctttgaCACCATCCGTGAGGGGAGGTTTGACGATTAG
- the ATP6V0A1 gene encoding V-type proton ATPase 116 kDa subunit a 1 isoform X21, with protein MGELFRSEEMTLAQLFLQSEAAYCCVSELGELGKVQFRDLNPDVNVFQRKFVNEVRRCEEMDRKLRFVEKEIKKANIPIMDTGENPEVPFPRDMIDLEANFEKIENELKEINTNQEALKRNFLELTELKFILRKTQQFFDEMADPDLLEESSSLLEPSEMGRGAPLRLGFVAGVINRERIPMFERMLWRVCRGNVFLRQAEIENPLEDPVTGDYVHKSVFIIFFQGDQLKNRVKKICEGFRASLYPCPETPQERKEMASGVNTRIDDLQMVLNQTEDHRQRVLQAAAKNIRVWFIKVRKMKAIYHTLNLCNIDVTQKCLIAEVWCPVADLDSIQFALRRGTEHSGSTVPSILNRMQTNQTPPTYNKTNKFTCGFQNIVDAYGIGTYREINPAPYTIITFPFLFAVMFGDFGHGILMSLIAVWMVLRESRILSQKSDNEMFNMVFSGRYIILLMGLFSTYTGLIYNDCFSKSLNLFGSSWSVRPMFTKGNWSDALLETTPLLQLNPAIPGVFGGPYPFGIDPIWNIASNKLAFLNSFKMKMSVILGIIHMLFGVTLSLLNHIYFKKPLNIYLGFIPEMIFMSSLFGYLVILIFYKWTAYDAHTSKDAPSLLIHFINMFLFSYGDTSNKMLYKGQKGLQCFLVVVALLCVPWMLVAKPLVLRRQYLWRKHLFDFGDAVVYQAIHTIEYCLGCISNTASYLRLWALSLAHARLSSRTSSTLALGSSSSLSPLTPSVRGGLTIRAPPTRAVSHPPRLPLPCV; from the exons aTGGGGGAGCTGTTCCGCAGCGAGGAGATGACCCTGGCCCAGCTCTTCCTCCAGTCCGAGGCCGCCTATTGCTGTGTCAGCGAACTGGGCGAGCTGGGGAAGGTCCAGTTCCGCGAC ctgaacCCGGACGTGAACGTGTTCCAGCGTAAATTTGTTAATGAAGTCAGGAGGTGTGAAGAGATGGACCGAAAGCTCC GGTTTGTTGAGAAGGAgattaaaaaggcaaatattccTATCATGGACACTGGGGAAAACCCGGAGGTGCCTTTTCCACGGGACATGATTGACTTGGAG GCAAACTTTGAGAAAATTGAAAACGAGCTTAAGGAAATCAACACAAACCAGGAGGCTCTGAAGAGAAACTTTTTGGAGCTGACAGAATTAAAATTTATACTGCGTAAAACTCAACAATTTTTTGATGAG ATGGCGGATCCAGACCTATTGGAGGAGTCCTCTTCGCTGCTGGAGCCGAGCGAGATGGGAAGAGGGGCCCCGCTACGACTCGG GTTTGTGGCTGGTGTGATCAACCGTGAGCGAATCCCCATGTTCGAGCGTATGCTGTGGCGAGTGTGCCGAGGGAACGTGTTCCTGCGTCAGGCGGAAATTGAGAACCCCCTGGAGGATCCTGTAACG GGGGATTACGTGCACAAGTCTGTGTTTATCATCTTTTTCCAAGGCGACCAGCTGAAGAACAGGGTCAAGAAGATATGTGAAGG ATTCCGCGCCTCCCTCTACCCATGCCCAGAAACACCACAGGAGCGGAAGGAGATGGCTTCTGGTGTCAATACCAGAATTGATGATCTTCAGATG GTGCTGAACCAAACAGAGGACCATCGCCAAAGGGTTCTGCAGGCGGCCGCCAAAAACATCCGTGTCTGGTTCATCAAAGTGCGCAAGATGAAGGCCATCTACCATACCCTGAACCTGTGCAACATCGACGTGACACAGAAGTGCTTGATTGCTGAAGTCTGGTGTCCTGTTGCTGACCTGGATTCTATCCAGTTTGCTCTGCGGAGAGGCACA GAGCACAGCGGATCCACTGTCCCATCTATTTTAAACAGGATGCAAACCAACCAGACCCCACCGACGTACAACAAAACTAATAAGTTTACTTGTGGCTTTCAAAACATTGTTGATGCATATGGCATTGGGACATACCGGGAAATAAATCCAG CACCGTACACGATCATCACCTTCCCCTTCCTGTTTGCTGTGATGTTTGGAGACTTTGGCCATGGAATCCTGATGTCTCTGATTGCTGTCTGGATGGTGTTGAGGGAGAGTCGCATTCTCTCACAGAAGAGTGACAACGAG ATGTTCAACATGGTTTTCAGTGGTCGATACATCATTCTGCTGATGGGACTGTTCTCCACTTACACAGGCCTCATCTACAATGACTGTTTCTCCAAGTCACTGAATTTGTTCGGTTCGTCCTGGAGTGTGCGGCCGATGTTCACAAAAGGCAATTGGTC AGATGCTTTGCTTGAGACTAcccccctgctccagctgaaCCCTGCTATTCCGGGGGTGTTCGGTGGGCCCTACCCCTTCGGCATCGACCCG ATTTGGAACATCGCCAGCAACAAGCTGGCCTTCCTCAATTCCTTCAAGATGAAAATGTCGGTGATTCTTGGCATTATCCACATGCTCTTTGGTGTCACGTTGAGTCTTCTCAACCACAT ctATTTTAAGAAGCCACTGAACATATACCTTGGATTTATTCCAGAAATGATTTTCATGTCTTCACTCTTTGGGTACCTCGTTATTCTCATTTTCTACAAATGGACGGCCTACGATGCTCACACCTCAAAGGATGCACCGAGCCTCTTAATACACTTTATCAACATGTTTCTCTTCTCCTATGGTGATACCAGTAATAAGATGCTTTATAAAGGGCAG AAGGGGCTCCAGTGTTTCCTCGTGGTGGTGGCGTTACTGTGTGTGCCCTGGATGCTGGTGGCCAAACCCCTGGTCCTTCGTCGTCAGTATTTATGGAGAAAGCACTTG TTTGACTTCGGGGACGCGGTGGTGTACCAGGCCATCCACACCATCGAGTACTGCCTGGGCTGCATCTCCAACACCGCCTCCTACCTGCGCCTCTGGGCGCTCAGCCTGGCCCACGCGC GATTGAGTTCCAGAACAAGTTCTACACTGGCACTGGGTTCAagttcctccctttctcctttgaCACCATCCGTGAGGGGAGGTTTGACGATTAGAGCTCCCCCCACTCGGGCAGTGTCACACCCCCCCCGTTTACCTCTCCCCTGTGTGTGA
- the ATP6V0A1 gene encoding V-type proton ATPase 116 kDa subunit a 1 isoform X22, with product MGELFRSEEMTLAQLFLQSEAAYCCVSELGELGKVQFRDLNPDVNVFQRKFVNEVRRCEEMDRKLRFVEKEIKKANIPIMDTGENPEVPFPRDMIDLEAELHHQQMADPDLLEESSSLLEPSEMGRGAPLRLGFVAGVINRERIPMFERMLWRVCRGNVFLRQAEIENPLEDPVTGDYVHKSVFIIFFQGDQLKNRVKKICEGFRASLYPCPETPQERKEMASGVNTRIDDLQMVLNQTEDHRQRVLQAAAKNIRVWFIKVRKMKAIYHTLNLCNIDVTQKCLIAEVWCPVADLDSIQFALRRGTEHSGSTVPSILNRMQTNQTPPTYNKTNKFTCGFQNIVDAYGIGTYREINPAPYTIITFPFLFAVMFGDFGHGILMSLIAVWMVLRESRILSQKSDNEMFNMVFSGRYIILLMGLFSTYTGLIYNDCFSKSLNLFGSSWSVRPMFTKGNWSDALLETTPLLQLNPAIPGVFGGPYPFGIDPIWNIASNKLAFLNSFKMKMSVILGIIHMLFGVTLSLLNHIYFKKPLNIYLGFIPEMIFMSSLFGYLVILIFYKWTAYDAHTSKDAPSLLIHFINMFLFSYGDTSNKMLYKGQKGLQCFLVVVALLCVPWMLVAKPLVLRRQYLWRKHLGTHNFGGIRVGNGPTEEDAEIIQHDQLSTHSEEGEEFDFGDAVVYQAIHTIEYCLGCISNTASYLRLWALSLAHARLSSRTSSTLALGSSSSLSPLTPSVRGGLTIRAPPTRAVSHPPRLPLPCV from the exons aTGGGGGAGCTGTTCCGCAGCGAGGAGATGACCCTGGCCCAGCTCTTCCTCCAGTCCGAGGCCGCCTATTGCTGTGTCAGCGAACTGGGCGAGCTGGGGAAGGTCCAGTTCCGCGAC ctgaacCCGGACGTGAACGTGTTCCAGCGTAAATTTGTTAATGAAGTCAGGAGGTGTGAAGAGATGGACCGAAAGCTCC GGTTTGTTGAGAAGGAgattaaaaaggcaaatattccTATCATGGACACTGGGGAAAACCCGGAGGTGCCTTTTCCACGGGACATGATTGACTTGGAG GCTGAATTGCATCATCAGCAGATGGCGGATCCAGACCTATTGGAGGAGTCCTCTTCGCTGCTGGAGCCGAGCGAGATGGGAAGAGGGGCCCCGCTACGACTCGG GTTTGTGGCTGGTGTGATCAACCGTGAGCGAATCCCCATGTTCGAGCGTATGCTGTGGCGAGTGTGCCGAGGGAACGTGTTCCTGCGTCAGGCGGAAATTGAGAACCCCCTGGAGGATCCTGTAACG GGGGATTACGTGCACAAGTCTGTGTTTATCATCTTTTTCCAAGGCGACCAGCTGAAGAACAGGGTCAAGAAGATATGTGAAGG ATTCCGCGCCTCCCTCTACCCATGCCCAGAAACACCACAGGAGCGGAAGGAGATGGCTTCTGGTGTCAATACCAGAATTGATGATCTTCAGATG GTGCTGAACCAAACAGAGGACCATCGCCAAAGGGTTCTGCAGGCGGCCGCCAAAAACATCCGTGTCTGGTTCATCAAAGTGCGCAAGATGAAGGCCATCTACCATACCCTGAACCTGTGCAACATCGACGTGACACAGAAGTGCTTGATTGCTGAAGTCTGGTGTCCTGTTGCTGACCTGGATTCTATCCAGTTTGCTCTGCGGAGAGGCACA GAGCACAGCGGATCCACTGTCCCATCTATTTTAAACAGGATGCAAACCAACCAGACCCCACCGACGTACAACAAAACTAATAAGTTTACTTGTGGCTTTCAAAACATTGTTGATGCATATGGCATTGGGACATACCGGGAAATAAATCCAG CACCGTACACGATCATCACCTTCCCCTTCCTGTTTGCTGTGATGTTTGGAGACTTTGGCCATGGAATCCTGATGTCTCTGATTGCTGTCTGGATGGTGTTGAGGGAGAGTCGCATTCTCTCACAGAAGAGTGACAACGAG ATGTTCAACATGGTTTTCAGTGGTCGATACATCATTCTGCTGATGGGACTGTTCTCCACTTACACAGGCCTCATCTACAATGACTGTTTCTCCAAGTCACTGAATTTGTTCGGTTCGTCCTGGAGTGTGCGGCCGATGTTCACAAAAGGCAATTGGTC AGATGCTTTGCTTGAGACTAcccccctgctccagctgaaCCCTGCTATTCCGGGGGTGTTCGGTGGGCCCTACCCCTTCGGCATCGACCCG ATTTGGAACATCGCCAGCAACAAGCTGGCCTTCCTCAATTCCTTCAAGATGAAAATGTCGGTGATTCTTGGCATTATCCACATGCTCTTTGGTGTCACGTTGAGTCTTCTCAACCACAT ctATTTTAAGAAGCCACTGAACATATACCTTGGATTTATTCCAGAAATGATTTTCATGTCTTCACTCTTTGGGTACCTCGTTATTCTCATTTTCTACAAATGGACGGCCTACGATGCTCACACCTCAAAGGATGCACCGAGCCTCTTAATACACTTTATCAACATGTTTCTCTTCTCCTATGGTGATACCAGTAATAAGATGCTTTATAAAGGGCAG AAGGGGCTCCAGTGTTTCCTCGTGGTGGTGGCGTTACTGTGTGTGCCCTGGATGCTGGTGGCCAAACCCCTGGTCCTTCGTCGTCAGTATTTATGGAGAAAGCACTTG GGAACGCACAACTTCGGTGGGATCCGGGTGGGCAATGGCCCGACGGAGGAGGACGCGGAGATCATTCAGCACGACCAGTTGTCCACCCATTccgaggagggggaggag TTTGACTTCGGGGACGCGGTGGTGTACCAGGCCATCCACACCATCGAGTACTGCCTGGGCTGCATCTCCAACACCGCCTCCTACCTGCGCCTCTGGGCGCTCAGCCTGGCCCACGCGC GATTGAGTTCCAGAACAAGTTCTACACTGGCACTGGGTTCAagttcctccctttctcctttgaCACCATCCGTGAGGGGAGGTTTGACGATTAGAGCTCCCCCCACTCGGGCAGTGTCACACCCCCCCCGTTTACCTCTCCCCTGTGTGTGA